The proteins below are encoded in one region of Acidobacteriota bacterium:
- a CDS encoding cytidine/deoxycytidylate deaminase family protein: MSTHRADWHTYFMNIARQVATRSTCERKHVGAVIVRDKRILSTGYNGSIRGLDHCDDVGHMMEAGHCVRTVHAEANAIVQAAANGVAVDGAEIYITASPCWNCFKLVANAGIRAIYFGEFYRDERIYDFAKALEIRLIDLSGSGE, translated from the coding sequence ATGAGTACCCATCGCGCCGACTGGCACACCTACTTCATGAACATCGCCCGCCAGGTGGCGACGCGCTCCACCTGCGAGCGCAAGCACGTCGGCGCGGTGATCGTCCGCGACAAGCGCATCCTCTCCACCGGCTACAACGGGTCGATCCGCGGCCTGGACCACTGCGACGACGTGGGCCACATGATGGAGGCGGGGCACTGTGTCCGCACGGTGCATGCCGAGGCCAACGCCATCGTCCAGGCGGCGGCCAACGGCGTGGCCGTCGACGGCGCCGAGATCTACATCACCGCCAGCCCCTGCTGGAACTGCTTCAAGCTGGTGGCCAACGCGGGCATCCGGGCGATCTACTTCGGCGAGTTCTACCGCGACGAGCGGATCTACGATTTTGCCAAGGCTCTCGAGATCCGGCTGATCGATCTCAGCGGGAGCGGGGAGTAG
- a CDS encoding type IV pilus twitching motility protein PilT, producing the protein MAKLDRFFQAMYDRKARELQLVAGRSPAFLLPEGLQPASSVQPNLEQVLGLLAEVVSAPELEQIQSQGSLEATVVRPGLPPIQLRVNASASGLEAVFTPTAAPAPGTPEAPTPPAPQASPAPQAAPAPRVAPAPQPAAETPVPAVPAASAEPAGGLEIDRLLHKLVEAGGSDLHLSSGEVPILRVDGEIQRIEGEAPRDAAAIRELLWPIMPERNREEFERCHDTDFAHEIPGLARFRSNIFLDRKGPGAVFRTIPSKILTADDLGLSPKILDLCRLTKGLVLVTGPTGSGKSTTLTALIDHINKTRNDHIITIEDPIEFVHENIRCLVNQREVGIHTDSFKKALRAALREDPDIVLVGEMRDLETIAIAIETAETGHLVFGTLHTTTAVSTVDRIIDQFPPEQQNQVRTMLSESLKGVIAQTLCKKIGGGRVAALEVLIGIPSVANLIREGKTFQIPSIMQTGRKFGMVTLNEALMELVREKKITAEEAWIRAVDKGTMAATLKSSGADMSFLEASKEPVGVG; encoded by the coding sequence GTGGCCAAGCTCGACCGTTTCTTCCAGGCGATGTACGACCGCAAGGCCCGGGAATTGCAGCTCGTCGCCGGCCGCTCCCCCGCCTTCCTCCTGCCCGAAGGCCTGCAGCCGGCCTCCTCCGTCCAGCCCAACCTCGAGCAGGTCCTCGGCCTGCTTGCCGAGGTGGTCTCGGCGCCGGAGCTGGAGCAGATCCAGAGCCAGGGCAGCCTGGAAGCCACCGTCGTCCGTCCGGGACTGCCGCCGATACAGCTCCGGGTGAACGCCTCGGCCTCGGGACTCGAGGCAGTCTTCACCCCGACGGCGGCTCCGGCGCCCGGGACCCCCGAGGCCCCCACGCCCCCGGCGCCCCAGGCGTCTCCAGCGCCCCAGGCCGCCCCAGCGCCCCGGGTCGCACCGGCACCCCAGCCGGCCGCCGAGACTCCGGTGCCAGCGGTTCCGGCCGCCTCCGCCGAGCCCGCCGGCGGGCTGGAGATCGACCGGCTGCTGCACAAGCTCGTGGAAGCCGGGGGATCCGACCTGCACCTTTCCTCGGGAGAGGTGCCGATTCTCCGGGTCGACGGGGAAATCCAGCGCATCGAGGGCGAGGCTCCCCGGGATGCCGCCGCGATCCGCGAGTTGCTCTGGCCGATCATGCCCGAGCGTAACCGGGAGGAGTTCGAGCGCTGCCACGACACCGACTTCGCCCACGAAATTCCCGGGCTCGCCCGCTTCCGTTCCAACATCTTCCTCGACCGCAAGGGCCCGGGGGCGGTGTTCCGAACGATTCCCTCGAAGATCCTCACCGCCGACGACCTCGGGCTCTCTCCGAAGATCCTCGACCTGTGTCGACTGACCAAGGGGCTGGTGCTGGTCACCGGTCCCACCGGCAGCGGCAAGTCCACCACCCTGACCGCGCTGATCGACCACATCAACAAAACCCGCAACGATCACATCATCACCATCGAAGACCCCATCGAGTTCGTCCACGAGAACATCCGCTGCCTGGTCAATCAGCGCGAGGTGGGGATTCACACGGACTCGTTCAAGAAGGCCCTGCGGGCGGCCCTGCGCGAGGATCCGGACATCGTGCTGGTCGGCGAGATGCGCGACCTCGAAACCATCGCCATCGCCATCGAGACCGCCGAGACAGGCCACCTGGTCTTCGGCACCCTGCACACCACCACCGCCGTGTCCACGGTGGACAGGATCATCGACCAGTTCCCCCCCGAGCAGCAGAACCAGGTACGTACCATGCTCTCCGAGTCGCTCAAGGGCGTCATCGCCCAGACGCTCTGCAAGAAGATCGGCGGGGGCCGGGTCGCGGCGCTGGAAGTGCTGATCGGCATCCCCTCGGTGGCCAACCTGATCCGCGAGGGCAAGACCTTTCAGATCCCCTCGATCATGCAGACGGGCCGCAAGTTCGGCATGGTGACCCTGAACGAGGCGCTGATGGAACTGGTGCGGGAGAAGAAAATCACCGCCGAGGAGGCCTGGATCCGCGCCGTGGACAAGGGAACGATGGCCGCCACCCTCAAGAGTTCGGGGGCCGACATGTCCTTTCTCGAGGCCTCGAAGGAGCCGGTGGGTGTCGGCTGA
- a CDS encoding peptidylprolyl isomerase: protein MKRNILALWTLLALALPAALATEAAPAPAPDAALAAIDAMIAKAEIDKSDGAWRVQLPLPAKVTFTKGRKYFALMKTNKGSMKIELLPKAAPMHVTNFIYLARLGFYDGLAFHRVIPGFMAQGGCPLGNGRGGPGYRFAGETKMNVRHDRRGVLSTANTGRPRTDGSQFFIIFKPTPWLDGKHTVFGRVVDGFETLDALERAGTSSGAPREPLQIDKVTILVQ from the coding sequence ATGAAGCGGAACATCCTTGCCCTGTGGACCTTGCTGGCCCTGGCGCTGCCCGCGGCGCTGGCCACCGAGGCCGCGCCCGCCCCGGCGCCCGATGCCGCCCTGGCAGCCATCGACGCCATGATCGCCAAGGCCGAGATCGACAAGAGCGACGGGGCCTGGCGGGTCCAGCTTCCCCTCCCCGCGAAGGTCACCTTCACCAAGGGGCGCAAGTACTTCGCCCTGATGAAGACCAACAAGGGCTCGATGAAGATCGAACTGCTGCCCAAGGCCGCGCCGATGCACGTCACCAACTTCATCTACCTGGCGCGGCTGGGTTTTTACGACGGCCTGGCCTTCCACCGGGTGATCCCGGGCTTCATGGCCCAGGGCGGCTGCCCGCTGGGCAACGGCCGGGGCGGGCCGGGTTACCGCTTCGCCGGGGAGACCAAGATGAACGTCCGGCACGATCGGCGAGGCGTGCTCTCCACGGCCAACACCGGCCGGCCGAGAACCGACGGCAGCCAGTTCTTCATCATCTTCAAGCCCACCCCCTGGCTCGACGGTAAGCACACCGTCTTCGGCCGCGTGGTCGACGGCTTCGAGACCCTCGATGCCCTCGAGCGGGCCGGCACTTCGTCCGGCGCGCCGCGGGAGCCGCTCCAGATCGACAAGGTGACGATCCTGGTCCAGTAG